Proteins co-encoded in one Klebsiella michiganensis genomic window:
- a CDS encoding ATP-binding protein, translating into MIEFDSVSKYFHGEAAVSDLTLNIREGQFTVLIGTSGSGKSTTLKMINRLVEHDEGRIRFAGEEIRSFDPKVLRRRMGYAIQSIGLFPHWTVAQNIATVPELLKWPKARVAERIDELLELLGLDAAQFRDRYPHQLSGGQQQRVGVARALAADPEVLLMDEPFGALDPVTRATLQQEMIRIHQLLGRTIVLVTHDIDEALTLADNIVLMDGGKVIQQGTPLELLTNPANDFVRDFFGRSELGVRLLSLRHVADSIRADERLEGEPIRADMTLREALSLFIDRQCEQLPVVDARNQPCGVLHFSDLVRRRENAPAA; encoded by the coding sequence ATGATCGAGTTCGACAGCGTCAGCAAATACTTCCACGGCGAGGCGGCGGTCAGCGATTTGACGCTGAACATTCGCGAAGGGCAGTTCACCGTGCTGATCGGCACCTCCGGCTCAGGAAAGTCCACCACGCTGAAGATGATTAACCGGCTGGTGGAGCATGATGAAGGGCGCATTCGCTTTGCCGGGGAAGAGATCCGCAGTTTTGACCCAAAGGTGCTTCGCCGCCGGATGGGCTACGCCATTCAGTCCATCGGCCTGTTCCCGCACTGGACGGTGGCGCAGAACATTGCCACGGTGCCTGAGCTGCTGAAGTGGCCGAAGGCGAGAGTCGCCGAACGTATTGATGAGCTGCTGGAGCTGTTGGGCCTGGATGCCGCGCAGTTCCGCGACCGTTATCCGCACCAGCTCTCCGGCGGGCAGCAGCAGCGCGTGGGCGTGGCCCGTGCGTTGGCCGCTGACCCGGAAGTACTGCTGATGGACGAGCCTTTTGGGGCGCTGGATCCGGTAACCCGCGCGACGCTGCAGCAGGAGATGATCCGCATTCATCAACTGCTGGGGCGCACCATCGTGCTGGTGACGCACGACATCGACGAGGCTTTGACGCTTGCCGACAACATCGTGCTGATGGACGGCGGCAAAGTCATTCAGCAGGGGACGCCGCTGGAACTGCTGACGAACCCGGCCAACGATTTTGTTCGGGATTTCTTTGGCCGCAGCGAGCTTGGCGTACGGCTGCTCTCGCTGCGTCACGTCGCGGACAGCATTCGCGCCGATGAACGTCTGGAAGGCGAGCCTATCCGGGCAGATATGACCCTGCGCGAAGCGCTCTCACTGTTTATCGACAGGCAGTGCGAGCAACTGCCGGTGGTGGATGCGCGCAATCAGCCCTGTGGCGTGCTGCATTTTAGCGATCTGGTCAGGAGGAGAGAAAATGCGCCTGCTGCGTGA